One Candidatus Zixiibacteriota bacterium genomic window, TCCCCCTTGATTCCGATCAGCTTGGTGTCCATGACGATCTTGCACGAGGTCTTCTGCAGACGCTTGAGCGAGCCCTCAAACCCGACGAACTTCTGCGTCCGGTGGATCAACGTCACGTCTGTGCTGATTCCGGTGAAGTAGTTCGCCCAGTCCAGCGCCGTGTCGCCGCCGCCGATCACCAGCACGCGCCGATCGCGGTAGTGCTCGACATCGCGGACGACATATTCAAACCCCTTATTGTAATACCGGTCCGGATCCTCAATTTCCAGCTTGCGCGGCTGAATCATCCCCGCGCCGGCCGCGATTAAGACATACTTGGCGTGAACATAGCGGCCGTCTTCGGCGGTAAGCTTCCAATCCCCCTCCGGCTCGCGGCTTAGGCCCACCACCCTAAATTCCAGTAGGATCGGCACCTCATGCTGCCGCACCTGCCGATTGAGTTCCTCAACCAGCTCCGATGCCGACACCTTCGGGTAACCGGCAACATCAAAGATGAATTTCTGAGGATAGAGCGCCGTCAATTGCCCGCCGAC contains:
- a CDS encoding NAD(P)/FAD-dependent oxidoreductase, with the translated sequence MRKIYDVVTIGAGPIGLFASFTAADKGLSAALVDAQPHVGGQLTALYPQKFIFDVAGYPKVSASELVEELNRQVRQHEVPILLEFRVVGLSREPEGDWKLTAEDGRYVHAKYVLIAAGAGMIQPRKLEIEDPDRYYNKGFEYVVRDVEHYRDRRVLVIGGGDTALDWANYFTGISTDVTLIHRTQKFVGFEGSLKRLQKTSCKIVMDTKLIGIKGDGKVEAAVIQNVKDNSTQEMPVDRILGCLGFIPKLGFIKEHGFEIAEGSIKSDINMRTNVENIYAVGDISNHPGRIKLISTGFGNVQIALNHIVMLESEFRDDLKTAALEAKAQHRDL